The window TTAAAAGTAAAAATAATTATTTTTAACAGGAGGTAATATAGGATGGGCGTTTTTCAAAAGATTGCTCAGCTTCTCAAAGCAAATATCAATGACCTGATTGAAAAAGCTGCCGACCCTGAAAAGATGCTCAATCAGCTCATTGAGGACATGGAAGAACAGCTGCAGAGGGCAAGGGTTGAGGTTGCAAACGCCTTGGCGGATGAAAAGCTTTTAGAAAAGAAAGTAGAAGAGAACAAGAGGCTTGCTGAAGAGTGGCAGAAAAAAGCTGAGCTTGCAGTGTCAAAAGGCGAGGATGAGCTTGCCGTTGAAGCTCTCAGAAGGAAAAGAGAACATGAAAGGCTGGCGCAAGAGTACCAAAAGCAGTATGAGGCTCAGCATGAAGCAGTTGAAAAGCTCAAAAGCGGTCTTAAGATGCTTGAGGACAAGATTGAAGAGGCAAAGAGAAGACGAGATTTGCTTATTGCTAAATCCAAAAGAGCTGATGCTCAGATTACAATTACACAGACAATGAGCAAATTGACAGATACATCTGCGTTTGAGTCGTTTGAAAAATACGCTCAGAAGATTGAACAGAAAGAAGCAAGGGCCCAGGCGCAAGAGGAGCTTTTGAATTCTACAAAGACATTAGAAGATAAGTTCAAAGAGCTTGAAAATAGCGACTCTGACATCTTAGATGAACTTCAAAAATTAAAAGAAAAGATGGGCAAATAAATTGCAAGGCTTTATAACAACTGAAAAAATTTTTCAGGAGAAAAATAAAAGGTGCGGGAAAAATAAACTCCCGTGCCTTTTTCTTGACTTTGTCAGTTTGAAGCTCAAAAAGCTTGGGAGGACTGGGATTGACAAAATATGGACCTCAATTTTGTCACTACATCATTTGCTAATACCAATAAATTCTAAGCCTTCCTCATATGTCATGAAGTTTTTTGGACCCTTTATCTTCATTACATTCAGTATATCTCCAGCTCCTCCCTCAATTTTTTGCTTTATCAAATATTTCTTCCCTTTTATCTCTATTTCAAAAAAGTTCATTGAATATATTGCTTCCATTATCCTTTCACTACTTATTCCTTTACCTTTTCTCCTCAAAATATATTCCAATGTCCTTTGCAGTAAAAATGCCAAAAAACATATCACAAAATGTCCTTTTATTCTGCTTTCTGTAAAGTGATATATCGGTCGCACTTCTAAACAGCTTTTCATTACTCTGAATGACTGTTCTATCTTCCATAAATCGTGATATGCTCCTAAAACCTCTTCTACATCCATATCCTTTTTGCTCGTTTGAATTGCATAATAACCGTCAAATTTCTCATCTCGTTTTATCGCTTCCTCATCCAATACATATTCTTCTGATTTTGATTTCTTCTTCAAATATTTCCTTGCACCTTTCTTTTCTAAGGCTGTTATGCTTCCTTTGTTCTCTAAAAGCTCTTTGGCTTTTCTTACCAATCTCTCTCTGTCTTCTTTGTCTTTCTTGGCTCTCTTGCTTGAATACGTTATTATCAAATTCTCTTCTATTTTGAACTCTTTACCCTCTTCATCCTTGACAATATTTGTTCTTTCCAATACCTTATATTTGAATTCATCACCATAAATTTCTTCAGCATTCAAACATCTTTTGCCATCAAGTCTTTTATATCCTTCTTCATTAAAAACTTCATCTAAAATTTCTTTACTTGCATTCTTTAATCTGCTTGCTACTATATAGTCGTACCCAGCTTCTTTTATCATCTTTAAATTTATTCTGCTGTTAAGCCCTTTGTCTGCTACTATTATTATCTTATCTATACTAAATTTTTCCTTCAGCTTCCTCAGTATCTTTACCATCGTCTTGCTATCTATCGTATTACCAGGAAAAAGTTCATACCCTATCGGTCTGCCTTCTTTGTCCACCAAAAGCCCTAATACAACTTGCACTTCATTTACCTTGTTGTCTTTGCTAAACCCAAAATTTTTAAGTTCATCCGCTCTACAACTCTCAAAGTATATTGTCGTCACATCATAAAACACTACATCAACTACCATCTTAAATAAGTCTTTATTTCTCTGATACAGGTATGTCTCTAAATCTTCTTTTACACTGTCAAGAAAATCTAAACACCTGTACAATTGATTCAAATCTATATCCTCTTCAAATCCAAAATATTTGCTTCTCTGATGATAACTTCTTAGTTTGCTCATTGGCTCTATCAATCTCTGTATGGTCATTAAAAAACTTACTTTGTCTACATCAAATTTTATCTTTCTCTCTTTTGCTGCTTTCCCTTTTAAAAACTTATCAATTTCAAGCTCCTGCCATAACTTTCTGTATACAATGTATCCCCAGTTTTTTACAACTGCATCCGAAATATCTTCTTCAGATTCAATAGTAACAGCTTTTGCATTCTCAGTAGTTGTTTCAGCGACAATATCAGATAGTTTTTTTACAATGTTTTTAAAAGCGGGGTCATCTTTGAGAATATCAAGTCTACCAAAGTTAAATAGTACTCTTTGCTTTACTTTACCATTTTCACGGTAATTTTCGACTAACCTAACATACTGATAACCGCCAGCATTAGTAATTTTGACAAACATATGGCAACTCCTTGAAGATAGTTTGTTATATTGTACCACAAAATATTTAAAAAGTCAAGCAAATTCAGTATATATTAAGCTAAAATTTGTCCCTACATTTTTTAAAATTTTTTATTTTTCTCTTCTTGAAACCCGCATAAATTAAGACTTTGTTATTTTTTGTTAGCTCAAAAACACCTCTTAACTGACAAAGTCAAGAGGAGAAAAATAAAAGGTGCGGGAAAAATAAACTCCCGTGCCTTTTTTATTTTCTTGGGGCATATTTTCAAATTTTGTCGTAAAAAATTTTTAGTAAACCTTGCTATTGCAACACAAACTGCCACAAGCTGTAGTGTAAATTTTATGTTGCACAAAAGTTAAATAAAAAAAGAGAGGAGATGATTTGGTTTGGAGAAACTTGAAGTTTTGTAGTTTAAAAGACAAAGTTACAAAAAGGCAGATGAAAAAGCTTCAAAAGGGCTTTATTTGTTCGGGCTTGAAGAGTACCTTATTTTAATTTTGGCTTTTTTGCTTGGAAGGTGCGAACTTTTTTCAACAAGCTTTTTTTCAAGCTCTTATGTATCAAGCTTTAAGAAGAAGGACTACATGTACTATTTAGCAGTAATATTTTCCATCTTTAGGATAGTCTCAAGTTTGAACAAGCCCTTGATATTAAAGTATGTTATTTCACTTTTGATAATTACTGCTATCAATCATTTTTTTTGAATTCAATATCTACATAAAAGCTTTGGTGGCATCATTGGGTGTGTTTGTAGGCGGAATACTTTCAATTGCCGTTTTCAAATGGGTTCCAATAGAAATTTTGTACCTTCTTTTAGAATCACTTTTTTGTTACAGTTTTGTTCTTCTTTTTGAGAGATTTTTTGCAGCTTTGGAGTCAAAGAAGCAGATTTCAAACGACCAGATAGCAATATCGGTTGTGGTTTTTGCTCTGAGTTTTCTTGGGCTTAGCAACACATTTGATACCATTTTGGATATAAAAAGGATACTGTTTTTAATTCTACTTTTTACAATCTCTTTTGCTCATGGAATGATAATGTCAACTGCAATGGGATATGTAGTAGGTCTTCTTGACAGCATAAAAAATACATGTGGGCTTGAAATGGCATGTATCTTCGCGTTTGCAGCGCTTGTTGCTGGGGTTATGAAAGGATTTGGGAAGATAGGGGTTGTTTTGGGCGGTTTTTGTGGATATGTAATTTCAATGTTTTACATATCCTCAAATCCAGGCTTTAAGCTAGGAGAGATTTTGATTGCCTCAATTTTATTTTGTATATTTCCGCTTGAAAAAGTTGTAAAAAATTCACAAACTGATAAAGAGGAGGTTCAAAAGATGATTAAAGAAAAATCTTTGACATTGCTTCAGTACTTGAAAACCTTGGGCAAAGCACTTCACAAAAAGTAGTACCTATAATGAGCAAAGATGAAGCAAAAAGTGTTATTGAACAGACCTGCAACAAAGTTTGTAGTGGCTGCAGCAATATTCAAGCATGTTGGCAGTACTACTATTCACAGACTAATCATATGCTAAATGAGGTTAAAAATATAATATTGAAGAAGGGAAAAATTGTTGAAAGCGAAATTAAAGGTTTCAAATTTACCTGTCTCAAATCGAAGGAGTTCATAACAATTGTAAATGAACTTTTAGAGTCTTTGAAATTTTCAAAACTTGTCAAAAGCGAAAACAGTTTTAAAGAAGAAGCATTTAAGAACCAGATAGAGCTTTTAAAAGACATTGTAGTTGATGCTGCAAAGATGGTCGAAAAGAACTTTAAACAAGATAGAGGCACTGCGAGAGAAATAGAGCTTGAGCTTTACAGGTTTGGGTACGATGTTGAAAATGTTGAGTTCATAGAAGCTGAAAACTATTTTCAGGTGAAGATTGACCTAAAAGATGGCTTTAAATCCCCACGGAAAAAAGAGATA is drawn from Caldicellulosiruptor naganoensis and contains these coding sequences:
- a CDS encoding IS1634 family transposase, whose amino-acid sequence is MFVKITNAGGYQYVRLVENYRENGKVKQRVLFNFGRLDILKDDPAFKNIVKKLSDIVAETTTENAKAVTIESEEDISDAVVKNWGYIVYRKLWQELEIDKFLKGKAAKERKIKFDVDKVSFLMTIQRLIEPMSKLRSYHQRSKYFGFEEDIDLNQLYRCLDFLDSVKEDLETYLYQRNKDLFKMVVDVVFYDVTTIYFESCRADELKNFGFSKDNKVNEVQVVLGLLVDKEGRPIGYELFPGNTIDSKTMVKILRKLKEKFSIDKIIIVADKGLNSRINLKMIKEAGYDYIVASRLKNASKEILDEVFNEEGYKRLDGKRCLNAEEIYGDEFKYKVLERTNIVKDEEGKEFKIEENLIITYSSKRAKKDKEDRERLVRKAKELLENKGSITALEKKGARKYLKKKSKSEEYVLDEEAIKRDEKFDGYYAIQTSKKDMDVEEVLGAYHDLWKIEQSFRVMKSCLEVRPIYHFTESRIKGHFVICFLAFLLQRTLEYILRRKGKGISSERIMEAIYSMNFFEIEIKGKKYLIKQKIEGGAGDILNVMKIKGPKNFMTYEEGLEFIGISK
- a CDS encoding SpoIIE family protein phosphatase, with the protein product MSKDEAKSVIEQTCNKVCSGCSNIQACWQYYYSQTNHMLNEVKNIILKKGKIVESEIKGFKFTCLKSKEFITIVNELLESLKFSKLVKSENSFKEEAFKNQIELLKDIVVDAAKMVEKNFKQDRGTAREIELELYRFGYDVENVEFIEAENYFQVKIDLKDGFKSPRKKEIEEIVKSVVGCEVEVVSEVPKHAGGYQICLLKKPNIKVDYAIFSKSKENVNGDRVCFLQLKDGKFLACISDGMGTGRIASENSFIVIDALKKFTNLGFDRKVAIKFINSLLAMKNLEGFASVDIVCIDRFKLTCEFLKAGAI
- a CDS encoding PspA/IM30 family protein, which translates into the protein MGVFQKIAQLLKANINDLIEKAADPEKMLNQLIEDMEEQLQRARVEVANALADEKLLEKKVEENKRLAEEWQKKAELAVSKGEDELAVEALRRKREHERLAQEYQKQYEAQHEAVEKLKSGLKMLEDKIEEAKRRRDLLIAKSKRADAQITITQTMSKLTDTSAFESFEKYAQKIEQKEARAQAQEELLNSTKTLEDKFKELENSDSDILDELQKLKEKMGK
- a CDS encoding 4Fe-4S binding protein, producing MLQPLQTLLQVCSITLFASSLLIIGTTFCEVLCPRFSSTEAMSKIFL